ATTATTTCCGAAATCTTTTTTTAAAAGAATTGTTTAAACGGTTTCGGGAAAAGCGGCCAGCCATTTTATTTATCACCCATGATTACTCCATCATTAGCGAAATCGAAAAAAGTCATGGCGATTTAAAATCCTTTATCAATTTGCATGAATTGCGTCGTATTAATGACCATCAGGTGAAGGCCTTCCCTTTTAAATCTGTCGATTACCTGAGCTGGCTAAAACGTCAGAAGCCATTTGAATCTGGCAGCAAGAAAAAGCGGCAGGTGGTGCTGCGCATAAAAGGCGGATTTTCCGTATTTGGGAAAACGTTTGTGTTTTATAAAGCCGGCGGGCGACGGAGCGTAAATCTCCTTGTTGAGCGGGAACACATTACCTATTTAAAGGCGCCCAGCGGACTTGGCAAAACCACCCTGGCCAAAATCATTTCCGGATTGCAAAAGGCCGAAAAGATAACCTTTGAACTGGCGGGCATCTCTTTTGATCAGGAAACAGCGCCGAATGTATGGCGGCAAAAGGTGTGGGGAAAAAAATTGAGTATGGTCTTTCAGCACGCCGATGAAGCGCTTAATTTAAATGCTACCGTGCGCCAGATTTTTAAAGGTCTGCCGCTTGCAGCAGAATTTACAGAAGAGCATTTAATGACGGTTTTAGAAGAAATTTTTGATCAGAGCTTAACGGAAAGCTTTTTGAATAAAAAGGTGGCTTTTTTAAGCGGGGGACAAAAACAGCGTTTGAATTTGCTACGCGCCCTGTTGCTCCACCCGGACCTGATTATTCTGGACGAGCCCTTGAATGGCCTCGATTTTATGAGCATTCAGCGCGTTTTGAAGCTGATTGCGGGCAAAATGGTCTCCGGGAGCGGAATTTTGTTGATTTCGCACAATGAAGAGATTTTCGACAAAATCATTCCTGATGAATACATCTATTATTTGAAAACAGCAAACAATCAGGCATGAAAGATTTTGATTTTTGCCCCGGTGAAGTGAAGAAATAATTAAGGAAACCGTTGAAACGGTTTTCCCAGAAATCCTGCCAAACGATCAAGAGGGTGTCTCAAAAGCGACATCTAATGTATAATTATACAAAGATAGCCCATCTTGAACACTAAAACGGTTTAAGTTATTTAAAAACAACATGTCGTTCTTTTTTATTACCACTACAATATTTAAATTCTTATCTTTTTCATACCTAATGGCTTGGGCTTGATCTTAAATGCCTGCGCCATTAAATAATGGATCGCCTCCGGTTCGGTCGTATCTCTTATAACTAATAAATCTCCTTTCTGCGTTTTCATCTCCACGCTTACTCGCTGCTGTACGGAAAGTAATTCACGAATGGTTGTCCAGCGATGATAAACGCCTGCATCATGTAATTGTTTTTGAAGACTTATCAATACATGAAAGGCTAAAATCGAAATGAAAATATGCCCTTCAATGCGTTTATCCTTCTGGTGAAAATTAGGCCTTAAGCCTAATTCACTCTTCAACGAGCGAAATCCATCCTCCACATCCGTTAAACTGATGTAGAGCTGCCAAATCTCACGATCCGTTAAATCCAGACGACTCGTCCGTAAATAATACGTGCCGGAAAATCGATCATCCATCTTTTGCTCATCTTTTATCTTCCAGCTGATCTCTGTCACGATACCATTGTGATGCTCAACCGTAATATCATAAAAATAGGCCACCTTTGCATGACGTTCCTTTATGCGGCCAATGCGTTCTAAAACCTTGGGATATTTCTTCGTGCCTCGTTTCTTGTGCAAACTCTCCGCCGCATATTTCAACTCCGCCTCAAAGCGCTGCTGATGAAATTGTCGAATGGCTTCCTCTTTCTTTTGCCTTGAGGCGCTGCGACAGTATAAATAAAGCTCTTTATCCTTACGGTAAAGATA
This sequence is a window from Caldithrix abyssi DSM 13497. Protein-coding genes within it:
- a CDS encoding ATP-binding cassette domain-containing protein → MNLRYKIEIATFRHPLVKVEDFTIESGKITFLFGESGIGKTLLAQTIFGLVSPRNLRIIINGQTYFQYLQSQRLKILQQNGFYVFQEPSTHLNPLMTLEEQLNEGSLATSEDDRDILESLWAAPFETHIRPLLRIYPKPFRPSGGEKQRLLLAMALKKMDALPKEAEGLFILDEPTGSLDNYFRNLFLKELFKRFREKRPAILFITHDYSIISEIEKSHGDLKSFINLHELRRINDHQVKAFPFKSVDYLSWLKRQKPFESGSKKKRQVVLRIKGGFSVFGKTFVFYKAGGRRSVNLLVEREHITYLKAPSGLGKTTLAKIISGLQKAEKITFELAGISFDQETAPNVWRQKVWGKKLSMVFQHADEALNLNATVRQIFKGLPLAAEFTEEHLMTVLEEIFDQSLTESFLNKKVAFLSGGQKQRLNLLRALLLHPDLIILDEPLNGLDFMSIQRVLKLIAGKMVSGSGILLISHNEEIFDKIIPDEYIYYLKTANNQA